Part of the Gilliamella sp. wkB7 genome is shown below.
AGCTCATCATCGGTTAATTTGGTTTCGCTAAATGCCATTAAAAATGTGCGTGTTTTATGTGTGACAAAACTTAATATAATTTCGGCATCACGCTTAGGGCTTTCACTATCAGTTAGCGTTTGTGAAGCGCCCTTAAGCCATTCTAAATATGTCATTCATCCTGTTCCGATAAAGCTGCAAGTTGATCTGCTTGATATTCTTGTACAATTGGATCGATTAACATTTCTAGTTTACCTTCCATTACTTCGTCTAAGCGATAGATAGTCAGGTTAATTCGATGATCGGTCACTCGCCCTTGTGGATAGTTATAGGTTCTAATTCTATCTGAGCGATCGCCAGAACCTAAAAGATTACGCCGAGTTGACGCTTCTTCTTGCTGACGTTTGCGTATTTCAGCATCCTGAATACGAGCAGCCAATACAGACATAGCTTTAGCTTTATTTTTATGTTGTGAACGTTCATCTTGACACTCAACAACAATCCCCGTTGGCAAGTGGGTAATACGAATAGCTGAATCGGTAGTATTAACGTGTTGACCACCCGCACCCGATGAACGATAAGTATCGATTTTTAAATCGGCTGGATTGATTTCAGGCATTTCCGCTTCAGGGATTTCTGGTAAAACAGCAACAGTACACGCAGAAGTATGAATACGTCCTTGAGACTCTGTTTCGGGCACACGTTGAACACGATGACCACCCGATTCAAATTTCAAGTTGCCGTAGACACCATCACCACTAATTAGCATGATCACTTCTTTATAGCCACCATGCTCACCCTCATTCGAGCTCATTATTTCAACTCGCCAACGGCGTGATTCAGCATAACGGGTATACATTCTAGCTAAATCACCAGCAAAAATTGCCGCTTCATCTCCGCCAGTTCCTGCGCGAACTTCGACAAAACAGTTATAATCATCATTTGGATCTTTTGGTAATAATAATACCTGTAACTGTCTTTCTTGTTCTTCAACTTGTCCTAATGCTTCATTGAGTTCTTCTTGAGCCATTTCACTCATTTCTGGATCAGAAAGCATCATTTTTGCTGTTTCAATATTTTCTTGAGTTTGCTTCCAACTAGCAAAACACTTCACTACACCACCTAATTGTGCATATTCTTTAGAAAGTGTACGAAAGCGATTTTGATCGGCGATTACCGAAGGGTCAGATAATAATGCTTGAACTTCTTCATAGCGTTCTTGCAAAGTTTCTAACTTACTGATAATTGAAGATTTCATAGATATATAACTTTAACTTAAATTAATAGGATATGTTCAACATTATATACTTAAACACTCGTAAAATATAGCTTAGGGTCATATTCATATTGTTTGAACATATTTATTAAACTCAAAATTAAAAATTTGCGATAAATTAAAATTAAAAATGTTACACCTGTCACATAAACACATTTTTGAAGTTTAAAAAATATCAATCAACCTATAACATCTTTCTTGTTAACGATAACATTAACATTTCTTAATATTACACAAATCACATTGCTGTGTTGTGATCAAATTGAATGTTATCGCTTACATAGTCAACACATTGAAATAATACAAAATAGGAAAGGAGTTAGTTTTATGAAAAAAATAGTTATATTCAGTTTAATAGGGTTAAGTTCAATTGCTAATGCTGCAATTGAGTGGGATACTCCACAAGGAAAACTTAAACTCTATGGTGATGTTGAAATAAATGTTGATGCCGCAAGTAGCAAGCAACAACTTAGCTCCTTAAAAGAAAGCGCTGAGAAAAAAAATAAACCTGCTGATAAAGATCGTTGGGATATTAATGGTCGAATTTTGATAGGTTTAGATGGTTATCGAGAAATAAATGATCACAATTTTGCGGGTTTTGTAGTACAACCACTGGCTGATTTAGGCGGAGATATGAATTTGGATGATGCTGCTTTTTATTTTGGACAAAAACAAGAATGGAGCATCAAAGTAGGACGTTACGAAGCCTATGATATGTTTCCTCTTGGTCAAGATACCTTTATTGAATATTCAGGCAATACGGCTAATGATATCTATGAAGATGGTTTTGGCTATATTTATATGATGAAAGAAGGTCGTGGACGCAGTAAAAACGGCGGTAGCATCCAATTAAATAAGCCTTTTTTGAATAATTTTAATTTAGAAGTCAATGCGTTAGTCAATAACGGCGAAAAAATGTTTAATAAATCGACCTATCACGGTTATGACATTGAGAAAAAGAAAAATGTAGTTTATGTTCGTCCCGTTTTATCATGGAAAAATAATAGTTTCTCAACCGCCATCGCAGCTGAAACCAATGTGGTAAAAAACGCGTATGGGTATTACGACAAAAATGGTAAATTCCGCGATCAATCACAGCGTACTGGTTATGGCGCAACTTTTTCTTGGAACAGTGAAGGTGATTGGGGTGCGGAAAACAAAGGACTCAAAATCAATACCAGTTTTGCTTATATGAGTGCCAAAGATGAAAATGACATGACCATAGGTGCCGATATCATCTGGGAAAAAGTCGGGCTAGGTTACTACTATGCCAACAATAATATTAAAAAATTTAATCCAGAAAATAAAATCAAAGATGGGCATATTAATAGCAAAGGCAAATATAAAATTCACACCGTTAATGCCTCTTATTTGATTGATAATGTATTGGATATGGATAATTTTAATATTTATTTAGGTGCTTATTGGTCATTATTAGATAGAAATAAATCACATGGTGATAATACTGATGATCGATACGGTACTCGTATAAGATTTAAATATTTTTATTAATTAATCGCCATTAATTCAAAGCGAACAGTAATATGACTTTTAAAACAAACCAATTTATTGCAATATATTGGTTTGTTTTTAGGTTATGCATTGGTGATTACCAAGAGTATAGTAGCCTATAACAAATATCAAATAGTATGGATATAACTGAAAAATTAGAGGATTAAATTTATGCACCAAACCATATGGAAACTTGAAAATAGTGTTAAAAATTACGATTGGGGCAGCATTGATGATATTCCTAGATTGTTTGCTATCAAAAATCCAACGAAAAAACCCATTGCTGAAATCTGGATGGGCGCTCACCCAATGGGATGTTCATTAGCTATCGATAATCACCATAAAAAAATCAGACTTGATGATCTTATTAAAAAACATCCTTTAGAAACATTAGGTGCTAGAACTTATCAACAATATGCCGCTCTTCCCTATTTATTTAAAGTGCTATCAGCAAATAAAGCATTATCGATACAAGTACACCCAACTAAGTTAAATGCCGAACAAGGTTTTGCAAAAGAGAATCAATTAGGTATCGCTTTAGATGATCCTAAGCGCAATTATAAAGATCCTAACCACAAACCAGAGCTGATTTATGCTCTAACACCTTTTAAAGCTCTGCGCTCTTTTCGCCCTATTGCGGAAATTTTGCAGTTGTTTAAGGAAATTAATGTTACGGCATTAAGCAAAGAATTTGAACAATTGCAAAATGATGCAAATGAACAACAATTAAAACTATTTTTTCAGGCATTGCTAACACTATCTCCAGAAAGAAAAGAGCAAGCAATTAACCAATTGTTAACTAATATTGAACCGTTTTTAAACGAGCCTTATTCAACCATTAAAACACTTGCTAAGGATTACCCAAACGATATTGGGGTATTTATGCCATTAATCTTAAATGTTATTGAACTGCAACCAACGCAAGCTATGTTTTTATCCGCCCAAACACCGCATGCTTATTTAAGTGGTACTGGACTTGAAGTGATGGCAAGCTCGGATAATGTATTACGGGCAGGTTTGACCAATAAGCATTTAGATGTCGATGAATTATTGAAAAATACTCAGTTTAATAGCCTTAGTTTAGATAAGTTATTAACTCGGCCTGTTATTCATCAAAATAAAATTGATTTTCCTGTTCCCGTTGATGATTTTAAATTTGAAATTATTGAAAGTGATAATCAATCAAGAGATGAAAAGATAACCAGTCCGCAGATTCTATTTTGCATTGAGGGCAATATCACTTTAACATCAAAATCGTTAACACTAACACTGATTAAAGGTGAATCAGCTTTTGTCGCCTATGATGCAAAAAGTTATTGTTATCAAGGTCAAGGCGTATTAGCAAAAGTTTCAAATTAAATAAAAGATGTATTTATTTTTTATACTCAAATGTATGTTTAACCTGAAACTTTTTGACAAATTTAGCGACTTAATTATTCTTAAATAGTGTCATAAATTATCATTATTCAAAAAGTTTCAGATTTTGTTGCTTATGACATTTAATGCATTAGCCATCAAATCTTGAGTGTGTTAACTGACGTTTCGAATCAATAAATCGCTTCTCTTTTTATACTCAAACGTATAGTTAACCTGAAACTTTTTGACAGATTTAGCGGATTTATTATTATTAAATAGTGTCATAAATTATCATTATTCAAAAAGTTTCAGATTTTGTCGCTTATGGCATTTAATGCATTAGCCATCAAATCTTGAGTGTATTAACTAACGTTTCGAATCAATAAATCGATTCTCTTTTTATACTCAAACGTATAGTTAATCTGAAACTTTTTGACAGATTTATCGAATTTATAATCGTTAATTAGTGTTACGGACTTTTCGTGTTAGCCAAGAATAATAAACCGTTAGCATCATCAAACAATCTTTTATTACTCTTTTTCAACAATAAACGGAAGATAATTATGATAATAATTTTACATAATAAAATCTTTCGACTAATATGTAGCAACATAACAAATAATTTACTATCATCATGAATCATATTAATAAAATGCCACGTCATTTGACTATTCAACAAGATCTATTAAAAAAAATACAGTCAGGTGTCTATTCACAAGGGCAGTTAATACCGAAAGAATGTGAACTTACTGAAATCTATCAAGTCAGTAGACCAACAGTGCGTCAAGCAATTCAGCAATTAGTTAATGATGGTTACCTTGAACGTCGAAAACGCCGAGGCACGATTGTTAAACAACAAAAGATCAGTCAAGAATTTACCCACATTATTGAAAGTTATGATTCCGAAATGAATCGGAAAGGACTTCATCCTAAAACTAAAGTACTTACATTTAAGCTGGATAAAGCTAATGCTGATATTGCCAATAATTTACAGATAAATGAGTATGAAGATGTCTATAAGCTCGTTCGTCTGCGCTATGCAGAAAGTAAACCCGTAGTATTGGTTACCACTTATTTGCCCGCCAAACTTTTACCTAATTTTATCAATAATGATTTTACTCAGGAAAAACTGTATTCAGTATTACAGAAGATGGACTTTCCTATTTTGCAAATTCGCCGCAAACTTGAAGTATTAAAAGCCGACGAAACTACAAGTGATCTATTGGATATAGAAGCAGGCGATCCGATTTTTTATTTCCATTCCATTGCTTTTACTAACGACCGGCTCCCCATTGAGTACTCAATTTCCAAATACCGTGGTGATATTAACTCTTTTGTATTTGAACTAAATCATGCAAGTTAACTCACATTTAAAAATTGATGTGAAAAAATTATCCTCGCAATTTAGTTGTTCGCGAGGATAATAAGCATCTAGACAGATAGTATTTCAGTAAATTGATGATTAAAGCTCGATTGTATCTTTATTACTTGCTGCTAACTCCTGTTTTAGCTCATCAATAATAGCTATGCCTGAACTGGTTCCAATTCGTTGTGCACCTGCTGCAATCATTTTTTTAAAAGTATCAGCGCTACGTATTCCGCCAGCAGCTTTAACTTTAACTGCATCACCTACCTGATTTTTCATTAATTTAACATCCTCAACCGTGGCTCCAGAAGTGCCAAATCCTGTAGAAGTTTTTATAAAATCAGGTTTAACTTTAACCGCAATTTTACAAAGTGCGATTTTTTCTTCATCGGTTAAATAACAGTTTTCAAAAATAACTTTCGATATCACATTATGTTGTCGACAAATTTTAACTATTTGCGTCATTTCATCTTCAATATATTGTAAATTTCCTGCTTTTAACTCTGAGATATTAATTACATAATCAATTTCGGTTGCACCATTTTCAATAGCATTTTGAGTTTCAAAACATTTCGAAGCAATGGTGGTTTGCCCTAAAGGAAAAGAAATGGCTGCTCCGATATCAACACCCGTTCCTTTCAATAACTGCGCACAAAGATGCGACTGAACCTGGTTGATTGCCACCATTTTAAAATGATAGTTTTTTGCTTCCTGACATAATTTTTCCATCATGGCTGTGGTCGCATCAGGTTTTAAGTTTGTGTGATCAATAAGTTGGCTTAACTCTATCAAAGAATATTTATTCATAATTCCACCTTGTTATTTATATATGTAAATACATATATTAAAAACAACAACAATAATGTCAATAATAATAACCCTTAAAATGTGATAAACATCTCATATCACAAAAAATAAAATATAATTTATTTGTTATAAAAAAATCAATATGTAAATATATATTTAATAAAAGTAGTTTTAAGGGAGGGTAAAGAATAATGAAAATAGTGATCACTTCACATGGAGACTTATGTGAAGGCATTTTAACAAGCTATGCAATGATTGCTGGGGATACATCACATTTTACGGTAGTAAAACTTGATGAAAAAGGGATTAGTGACTTTTCAGTAAGACTAAATAACGTTCTAGATAGTTCACTAACATCAAATGAGTTTGTCATTGTGTTAAGTGACATTATGGGGGGAACGCCCTATAACGAAACATTTCGTTACCTGCTCGCTAACCCTGATAAAAAAGTATTTTTAATCTCAGGATTAAATTTACCGATGTTGATTCAAGCAGGTACCGCATCTGAAGATGAATCAGATATTCACACATTACTTAATTCAATTTTGCAAGCGGGTCAAGACTCAATTTCACTTGCACCAACAGCAATAACGAACAATGACGATTTGGATTTTTAAAAGTTAAATGATAGGAGTAAATAGTTATGGCAATCACATTAACCAGAGTGGATGATCGGGTGATTCATGGTCAAATAATGACCCGTTGGACAAAAGTAAGACCTGTCGATGGCATCTTAGTTGTTGGCGATAATATTGCCGCAGATGACTTACGAAAACGTGTACTAAAAGCGGCGGCTGGCAACTTAAAAATAGGCATTTATACTGTTGCTCAAGGAGTAGAAAAAATCGAGCAAGGCATGGAATCGGCTAAGAATTTTTTTTTAATAAGTGATTCACCTCAAACGTTTGAAAAACTCCTTAAAGCTGGAGCAAAACTCAATCCAGTACTTAATATCGGTTGTATGAATACCAGACCGGACACTAAAGTGTTAGGACGAACGGTTGCCATAGATGATAAAGACTATCAAGCTTTTGATTATATCGAAAGTCAAGGTATCACCATTGAATTTCAGTTGCTACCCGATGATGAACCGAAAAGCTGGTCAGTTATGAAGAAAAAATATGACACCTTATAGTTTTCAATAATTGAGGAAAACATCATGGAAACACTATTTATCCCAGCCTTGCTTACAGGTATATTCTGTTACTTAGGAGCGATTGAATCACCTTGGTTATTTGGTATGTCAGGAGGATTTTATGTTGTTGGACGTCCTTTGGTTGCAGGTCTTTTAGTTGGTTTAGCCTTTAACGACGTTCAAGCGGGAGTTGCTTGTGGTTTAGCCGTTCAAGCTGTTTTTATCGCCAACTTATCAACAGGTGGCGCAACCAACAGTGAAATTACTTATGCGGCTTATGGCGGTATTGGTCTAGCATTAGCAACGACTAAAGAGCCTGCGGTAGCTGTGACCTTGTCAGTATTTTTAGGGCAAACATTTGGTTTAATCTTCTATAATACGCGAATGGCAGTTTATTCGTTTTGGAATAATAGAGCACAGCAAGCTGCTGAAAACAATGATACACGGGGTATCGTTCTTAATCATCTATTCTTTCCACAAATTACTACATTTTTATTAAGAGCAGTGCCAATATTTTTGGCGATCTTTTACGGTTCAGGTTTAGTTGATTGGTTATTAAATCATGTACCAGAAGTAATAACAAAAATCATCTCAGTATTAGGCGGTGTATTACCTGCATTAGGTATTGCAATGCTAATGAATATTGTCATTAAATCAAAAATTCAGCTTATCTTTTTCTTTGCAGGCTTTGTACTATTAGCGTTCGCTGGATTAAGTATGGTTGCGTTAGTGTTTATTTCCGCTTTAGTAGCCTATTTATACTATATGGCAATCAATAAACCCGCTGCATTAGCAATCAAAGAATCGAATAATTCGACCTCAAATTCTGATGTATTTGAAGATGATGATCTATTTTGATAGGAGAATTAACAATGGATAAAGCAATTAGTAACCAATCAAAATTGACTAAAAAAGAGTTACGTCAAATTTGGTATCGATGGGGTTTTACACATTTATCTTCAATGAGCTATGAAAAATTACAAGCTCACGCTTGGGCGTTTTCTTATATTCCATTTGCCGAAAAATATTACAAACATGATCCCGAAGCAAAACGCCGTTTATTAACCAGGCATTCAATGTTTTACAATACCGAACCGCAAACGGGACAAATCATCAATGGTATTGTCGCCTCAATGGAAGAAGAGATAGCTTTAGGTCACAACGTTCCTGAAGAGTTACCGGTTAATATCAAAGCAACATTAATGGGACCATTAGCAGGAATTGGTGATTCATTAATTCAAGGCATCATTGTTCCTATTTTGTTATCCATCGCGATGGGTATGGCAGCAGGAGGAAATGCTATAGGTCCAATCTTCTATATTTTATCGTATGGTATTTTAGGACCATTGATTTCTTACATCAGCTTCCATTACGGTTATAAACTTGGTGTAAATGCCATTGATAATATTATTGGTGATAATGTAAAACGTATTACAGATGCTTTTAATGTTCTTGGTATTATGGTGGTGGGAGGACTTGCCGCAGGGAATATTGTGCTTAATTCAGAGCTTGAAATTCCGATGGGTGAAAGCATGCGTTCATTACAAAGTGTACTTGATGGTATATTCCCTAAAATTCTACCATTAACTATGGTATTACTGGCTTGGTGGCTCGTGTCAGCCAAACAGATGAGCGCGACCAAAGTCATTTTGATCCTAACGGCCATTACTTCAGTGGGTGTCGTGATTGGTATATTTTAGTTCAATTAATTTCAAATTGAGGGATGAATAAACGCTTTCATTACAACCATCTCATATAAATTAAGGGAATTACTACTGATTCCCTTAGATACTACTTGTATTGCCCATAATTCTCTTTTTTAAACATCATTACTTCACGCTAACATCTAAATTTTCTAAAAATTTTTGTTGTATATTATGCAACAAACTTAAGTTGCAAAGATTAATGATACTTGCTGAACGAGTAGAATAACACTAAACAATCTAAAACCATTATTAGCTATAATTAACAAAAAATGAATCTTAATAGTTTTTTTAATTTGTAAAAAATATTCAGGAGTCTATACCATTTCATTTTCTTTTCACGAAATAGATTCTATTAAGTAAATGTGTCGTTAATTTGAAAGTAACTTAATAATTAACTTTGGGCTTTTTTATAAAAATGAAATTTAATTAAAATAACGAACAAAATAAAAAAAAAGCCGTCAGAGTAAACTGACGGCAAATTATTGAAGGAAACTTAAAATAAAAATTTTATTTTTTTACTGCTTTTGCATTAGGTAAATCGGTAATAGAGCCTTCATAAATTTCAGAAGCTAAACCGATTGATTCATGCAGTGTTGGGTGAGCATGGATGGTTAAAGCAATATCTTCTGCATCACAGCCCATCTCAACGGCTAAGGTGATTTCACCAAGTAATTCACCACCATTCGCACCTACTACGGCACCACCGAGTAAACGATTATCCGCTTTATTAAAAATTAACTTCGTCATACCTTCTGAACAATCAGATGCAATAGCTCGTCCTGACGCTGACCAAGGGAAAATCGCAACTTCGTAATCAATGCCCTTTTCTTTTGCCTCTTTTTCGGTTAAACCAACCCAAGCAACTTCGGGTTCAGTATAGGCAATGGAAGGGATTGTTTTAGGATCGAAGAAGTGTTTTTTACCAGCAATGACTTCGGCTGCAATATGTCCTTCATGTACACCTTTGTGAGCCAACATTGGTTGACCTACAATATCACCTATAGCATAGATATGAGGAACATTGGTACGCATTTGCTTATCAACTTCGATGAAACCTCGATCGGTAACATTTACACCCGCATTTTCAGCGCCGATAAGTTTACCATTTGGAGAGCGACCAATTGCCACTAATACTGCATCATAAGTGTGAGTTTCAGTGGTGCCGTCTTTCTTCTCCATAGTGACATAAATTGCATCGTGTTTTGCTTCAACTGTCGTCACTTTAGTTTCAAGTCTTAAAGTGAATTTATTTTGAATCTGCTTAGTAAAGACTTTGATCACATCTTTATCCGCAGCAGGGATCACTTGATCGAACATTTCAACCACATCAACTTCTGAACCTAAGGCATGGTATACGGTTCCCATTTCAAGACCGATAATTCCGCCTCCCATTAATAATAATTTTTTAGGAATGGTAGTTAATGCTAACGCATCAGTTGAATCCCAAATTCGCGGATCATCATGAGGAATAAAAGGTAATTGAATTGGGCGTGAGCCTGCGGCAATAATGGCATTATCAAAAGTAATTTTAGTAATACCTTTAGCAGATGTCACATCCATTGTATGGCTACCAGTAAACTGAGCGTCACCTTGAATGACATTCACTTTACGCATTTTAGCCATGCCTGCAAGACCGTTAGTCAATTGATTAATGACCTTTTCTTTCCAAGCTCGCACTTTATCCAGTTCTAGCTTTGGTGTACCAAAATGTATACCGTGCGCGGTCAATGATTTGGCTTCATCCATAACTTTAGCAACATGTAGCAATGCTTTAGATGGAATACAACCCACATTTAGACACACACCACCTAACGTTGAATAGCGTTCAACTAAGGTGACATCTAACCCAAGATCGGCAGCGCGAAAGGCAGCGGAGTAACCCGCTGGACCTGCACCCAAGACGACAAGTTGTGTTTTAACTTCTTGACTCATAATCTATATTCCCCCACTACATCACTAAACGACGTAAGTCGGATAAAACGTTAACAATATGACTTAGGAAGCGTGCACCATCTGCTCCGTCGATCACTCGGTGATCGAAAGATAAAGATAATGGCAACATTAAGCGAGGTGTAAATTCTTTACCGTTCCAAATAGGTTTCATGCTAGAACGAGAAACACCTAAAATACCCACTTCCGGAGCGTTCACAATTGGCGTGAATGAAGTTGTACCAATTCCCCCTAAGCTGGAAATAGTGAAGCAACCACCTTGCATATCGCTACCCGTTAATTTACCATCCCGTGCTTTTTTAGAGATTTCTGCCAGTTCACGAGAAAGATCAACAATACCCTTTTTATCAACATCTTTAAATACAGGTACTACAAGTCCGTTTGGTGTATCAACCGCTACACCAATATTAATGTATTTTTTGATAATTAGCGTTTGCGCGTCTTCAGATAGTGAGCTGTTAAAACGTGGATAAGCTTTTAATGCGCTGGCTACTGCTTTCATAATAAAGACCAGTGGTGTGATCTTAAGGTCGAGTTTTTTCTTCTCAGCTTCGGCATTTTGTTGTTTGCGGAATGCTTCAAGATCAGTAATGTCTGATTCATCAAACTCAGTAACATGAGGGATCATTACCCAGTTACGATGTAAATTAGCGCCTGATACTTTTTGAATTTTAGTTAATGGTAAGCTTTCTATTTCACCAAACTTACTAAAATCAACTTTTGGCCAAGGTAATAAGCCTGGTAGAGCACCACCCGCAGCGCCACTCTCAACTTGTTTAACCGCATTTTTAACATACGCTTGAATATCTTCACGTAAAATACGATGTTTTGGTCCTGTTGGTGTGACTTTAGCCAAATTAACACCAAATTCACGCGCTAAGCGACGTACTGACGGTGTAGCATGTGCATAAGCATCGTTTTCAACAAAATCATTACCTGAAGTGGCTGGTACCTTTGCAGATGCAGTTGGCGTTGCAGCAACCGCAGGGGTTGGTGCGGATGCAGTTGGTGTTGAAGCTGGAGCAGGAGCTGTCGCTGCACTATTAGCCGTAGGTGCCGCAGCTGTAGTCGTTTCAAATTCCATAATTTTGGAACCAGTTTTAACTTTATCACCAACTTTAATGATAATATTTTTAACTACACCGGCAACTGGCGCAGGAACTTCCATTGAGGCTTTATCACCCTCAACCGTTATAATATTGTCATCAATCGCAACAGTATCACCTACCTTGACTGAAATTTCGGTAACTTCAACCTCATCGCCACCAATATCTGGAACATTGACATCAACAGTTTGACTCACTGATGAAGTAGTCGGTGTGACTTCAACTTTTGGTGCAACTGGTTGTGATGCTGATTGTGGCGCTGGAGCAGCTGCGCTGTCCTCTTCATCAAATACCATAATATCCACACCGGTTTTAACTTTATCACCAACTTTAACAATGATTGATTTTACAATGCCTGCTTGTGGAGCAGGAATTTCCATTGAAGCTTTATCTCCTTCAACCGTCATGATGTTATCATCAACAGCGACCTTATCACCCACTTTTACTAAAATTTCGGTAACTTCAACTTCATCATTACCAATATCAGGCAATTTAATTTCAATACTCATTCTTTTTACCTCTTATGCAATACGTGGGTTGAGTTTATCAGCATTGATCTCGAACTTTTTGATCGCTTCTTCAACGACACTTGCTTCAATGTCACCGCGTTTAGCAAGCTCACCTAATGCTGCAATGACAACATAAGAAGCATCGACTTCAAAGTGATGACGTAAATTTTCACGGCTATCACTGCGTCCGAAACCATCCGTTCCTAATACACGATAATTTTCCGCTGGTACAAAGCCACGTATTTGTTCGGCAAATAGTTTCATATAGTCAGTTGAAACAACAGCTGGATTATTATTCATTACTTGCGCCACGTAAGGCACTTTCGGTGTCTCGCTTGGATGTAACATGTTGTAACGTTCACAATCTTGACCATCACGAGCAAGTTCAGTAAATGAAGTGACACTATAGATATCAGAACCAACACCATACTCTTTGGTTAAAATATCCGCTGCATCACGTACATGACGTAAAATTGAACCAGAACCTAATAGCTGAACGGTTGGTTTACCGTTTTGACCTTGAACAGTGTCAAGTTTATAGATACCACGACGGATCCCCTCTTCCACACCTTCAGGCATTGCAGGTTGAGCATAGTTTTCATTTAGTGTCGTAATATAGTAATAGACGTTTTCTTGATCGCCATACATACGACGTAAACCATCTTGCATAATAACAGCAACTTCATAAGCATAAGCAGGATCGTAAGATACGCAGTTTGGAATAGTTAAAGCTTGAATATGACTGTGACCATCTTGATGTTGTAACCCTTCACCATTTAAGGTTGTTCGGCCAGAAGTACCACCAATCATAAAGCCTCGCGCTTGTTGATCACCAGCTGCCCACATCAAATCACCAATACGTTGGAAACCAAACATTGAGTAATAGATGTAAAATGGAATCATTGGGTAATCATTAGTGCTGTATGATGTTGCCGCAGCAATCCATGATGCTGTTGCACCACATTCAT
Proteins encoded:
- a CDS encoding PTS system mannose/fructose/sorbose family transporter subunit IID → MDKAISNQSKLTKKELRQIWYRWGFTHLSSMSYEKLQAHAWAFSYIPFAEKYYKHDPEAKRRLLTRHSMFYNTEPQTGQIINGIVASMEEEIALGHNVPEELPVNIKATLMGPLAGIGDSLIQGIIVPILLSIAMGMAAGGNAIGPIFYILSYGILGPLISYISFHYGYKLGVNAIDNIIGDNVKRITDAFNVLGIMVVGGLAAGNIVLNSELEIPMGESMRSLQSVLDGIFPKILPLTMVLLAWWLVSAKQMSATKVILILTAITSVGVVIGIF
- the aceF gene encoding dihydrolipoyllysine-residue acetyltransferase — protein: MSIEIKLPDIGNDEVEVTEILVKVGDKVAVDDNIMTVEGDKASMEIPAPQAGIVKSIIVKVGDKVKTGVDIMVFDEEDSAAAPAPQSASQPVAPKVEVTPTTSSVSQTVDVNVPDIGGDEVEVTEISVKVGDTVAIDDNIITVEGDKASMEVPAPVAGVVKNIIIKVGDKVKTGSKIMEFETTTAAAPTANSAATAPAPASTPTASAPTPAVAATPTASAKVPATSGNDFVENDAYAHATPSVRRLAREFGVNLAKVTPTGPKHRILREDIQAYVKNAVKQVESGAAGGALPGLLPWPKVDFSKFGEIESLPLTKIQKVSGANLHRNWVMIPHVTEFDESDITDLEAFRKQQNAEAEKKKLDLKITPLVFIMKAVASALKAYPRFNSSLSEDAQTLIIKKYINIGVAVDTPNGLVVPVFKDVDKKGIVDLSRELAEISKKARDGKLTGSDMQGGCFTISSLGGIGTTSFTPIVNAPEVGILGVSRSSMKPIWNGKEFTPRLMLPLSLSFDHRVIDGADGARFLSHIVNVLSDLRRLVM
- the lpdA gene encoding dihydrolipoyl dehydrogenase, which gives rise to MSQEVKTQLVVLGAGPAGYSAAFRAADLGLDVTLVERYSTLGGVCLNVGCIPSKALLHVAKVMDEAKSLTAHGIHFGTPKLELDKVRAWKEKVINQLTNGLAGMAKMRKVNVIQGDAQFTGSHTMDVTSAKGITKITFDNAIIAAGSRPIQLPFIPHDDPRIWDSTDALALTTIPKKLLLMGGGIIGLEMGTVYHALGSEVDVVEMFDQVIPAADKDVIKVFTKQIQNKFTLRLETKVTTVEAKHDAIYVTMEKKDGTTETHTYDAVLVAIGRSPNGKLIGAENAGVNVTDRGFIEVDKQMRTNVPHIYAIGDIVGQPMLAHKGVHEGHIAAEVIAGKKHFFDPKTIPSIAYTEPEVAWVGLTEKEAKEKGIDYEVAIFPWSASGRAIASDCSEGMTKLIFNKADNRLLGGAVVGANGGELLGEITLAVEMGCDAEDIALTIHAHPTLHESIGLASEIYEGSITDLPNAKAVKK
- a CDS encoding PTS mannose/fructose/sorbose/N-acetylgalactosamine transporter subunit IIC, which produces METLFIPALLTGIFCYLGAIESPWLFGMSGGFYVVGRPLVAGLLVGLAFNDVQAGVACGLAVQAVFIANLSTGGATNSEITYAAYGGIGLALATTKEPAVAVTLSVFLGQTFGLIFYNTRMAVYSFWNNRAQQAAENNDTRGIVLNHLFFPQITTFLLRAVPIFLAIFYGSGLVDWLLNHVPEVITKIISVLGGVLPALGIAMLMNIVIKSKIQLIFFFAGFVLLAFAGLSMVALVFISALVAYLYYMAINKPAALAIKESNNSTSNSDVFEDDDLF